Proteins encoded by one window of Mycolicibacterium sp. ND9-15:
- the nuoF gene encoding NADH-quinone oxidoreductase subunit NuoF, with amino-acid sequence MTALTPVLSKFWDEPEPWSLDTYRRHGGYRALEKALAMSPDDVITLVKDSGLRGRGGAGFPTGTKWSFIPQDDTGAGAKPHYLVVNADESEPGTCKDIPLMLTTPHFLIEGAIIASYAIRAHHAFIYLRGEVAPVLRRLNTAVAEAYQAGFLGEDVAGSGFDLQLIVHAGAGAYICGEETALLDSLEGRRGQPRLRPPFPAVAGLYACPTVVNNVESIASVPPIVLNGVDWFRSMGTEKSPGFTLYSLSGHVTNPGQYEAPLGITLRELLEYAGGVRAGHKLKFWTPGGSSTPLLTDEHLDVPLDYEGMAGAGTMLGTKALQIFDETTCVVRAVRRWSEFYAHESCGKCTPCREGTYWLIQIYERLETGAGTPDDIQKLLDISDNILGRAFCALGDGATAPVMSSIQYFRDEYIAHLDGGCPFDPHASTLMATEGVGM; translated from the coding sequence ATGACCGCACTGACACCCGTACTCAGCAAGTTCTGGGACGAACCGGAGCCGTGGTCCCTGGACACCTATCGACGGCACGGCGGTTACCGCGCACTCGAGAAGGCGTTGGCCATGTCGCCCGACGACGTCATCACGCTCGTGAAGGATTCCGGCCTGCGGGGCCGCGGCGGTGCGGGCTTCCCGACCGGCACGAAGTGGTCGTTCATTCCGCAGGACGACACCGGCGCGGGCGCAAAGCCGCACTACCTCGTGGTCAATGCCGACGAGTCGGAACCCGGTACCTGTAAAGACATTCCGTTGATGCTGACGACGCCGCACTTCCTGATAGAAGGCGCGATCATCGCTTCGTACGCCATTCGGGCGCACCACGCGTTCATCTATCTGCGCGGTGAAGTGGCTCCGGTACTGCGGCGACTCAATACCGCGGTGGCCGAGGCGTATCAGGCCGGCTTCCTCGGTGAGGATGTTGCGGGCTCCGGATTCGATTTGCAGCTGATCGTGCATGCCGGCGCCGGCGCCTACATCTGCGGTGAGGAGACGGCGCTGCTGGACTCGTTGGAGGGCCGACGCGGCCAGCCCCGGCTGCGCCCGCCGTTTCCGGCGGTCGCCGGACTGTACGCCTGTCCGACAGTGGTCAACAATGTGGAATCCATCGCCAGCGTGCCACCGATCGTGCTCAACGGGGTGGACTGGTTCCGGTCGATGGGCACGGAGAAATCTCCTGGCTTCACGCTGTATTCGCTGTCCGGCCATGTCACCAATCCCGGGCAGTACGAAGCGCCGCTCGGCATCACGCTGCGTGAACTCCTCGAGTACGCCGGCGGCGTCCGCGCCGGCCACAAGCTGAAGTTCTGGACGCCGGGCGGTTCGTCGACGCCGCTGTTGACCGATGAGCACCTCGACGTACCACTGGATTACGAGGGCATGGCCGGCGCCGGCACCATGCTCGGCACCAAGGCCCTGCAGATCTTCGACGAGACCACCTGCGTGGTGCGGGCGGTTCGCCGGTGGAGCGAGTTCTACGCGCACGAGTCGTGCGGCAAGTGCACACCCTGCCGCGAGGGAACCTATTGGCTCATCCAGATCTATGAGCGCCTCGAGACAGGCGCCGGGACGCCGGACGACATCCAAAAGCTTCTCGACATTTCCGACAACATCCTCGGAAGAGCATTCTGCGCATTGGGCGACGGCGCGACAGCCCCGGTCATGTCCTCGATCCAGTATTTCCGCGACGAGTACATCGCCCATCTCGACGGAGGCTGCCCGTTCGACCCGCACGCCTCGACGTTGATGGCCACCGAAGGCGTGGGGATGTGA
- the nuoD gene encoding NADH dehydrogenase (quinone) subunit D, whose translation MSASPTPPEQGGASPSGASGDGPVVVVGGQDWDQVVRAAREAAATHAGERIVVNMGPQHPSTHGVLRLILEIEGETVISARCGIGYLHTGIEKNLEFRNWTQGVTFVTRMDYLSPFFNETAYCLAVEKLLGVTDDIPERASVIRVMMMELNRISSHLVALATGGMELGAMSAMFYGFRERELVLNVFEAVSGLRMNHAYVRPGGVAMDLPDDAVPQIRDLLELLPKRIKDLEDLLNENYIWKARTQGIGYLDLTGCMALGITGPCLRSTGLPHDLRKAQPYCGYETYDFDVITDEGCDSYGRYMIRVKEMHESLKIVEQCLDKLKPGPVVLQDKKLAWPADLKVGSDGLGNSPEHIANIMGHSMEGLIHHFKLVTEGIRVPPGQVYSAVESPRGELGVHMVSDGGTRPYRVHYRDPSFNNLQAVAAMCEGGMVADLITAVASIDPVMGGVDR comes from the coding sequence ATGAGCGCATCCCCCACCCCGCCCGAGCAGGGCGGCGCTTCCCCCTCGGGCGCATCCGGCGACGGACCTGTCGTCGTTGTCGGCGGCCAGGATTGGGACCAGGTCGTGCGGGCCGCCAGGGAGGCGGCGGCGACGCACGCGGGCGAACGGATCGTCGTCAACATGGGGCCGCAGCACCCCTCCACGCACGGCGTGCTGCGGCTGATCCTCGAAATCGAAGGCGAGACGGTCATTTCGGCCCGCTGCGGGATCGGGTATCTGCACACCGGGATCGAGAAGAACCTGGAGTTCCGCAACTGGACTCAAGGGGTCACCTTCGTGACCCGGATGGACTACCTCTCACCCTTTTTCAACGAAACGGCATACTGCCTGGCCGTCGAAAAGCTCCTCGGGGTCACCGACGACATCCCGGAGCGGGCCAGCGTCATCCGAGTGATGATGATGGAACTCAACCGGATCTCCTCGCATCTGGTCGCGTTGGCCACCGGCGGCATGGAACTCGGCGCGATGAGCGCGATGTTCTACGGCTTCCGGGAGCGCGAGTTGGTGCTGAACGTCTTCGAAGCCGTCAGCGGCCTGCGGATGAACCACGCGTACGTCCGTCCCGGCGGGGTGGCCATGGACCTTCCCGACGACGCCGTCCCTCAGATTCGCGATCTGCTCGAGTTGCTGCCGAAACGGATCAAAGACCTCGAAGACCTGCTCAACGAGAACTACATCTGGAAGGCTCGCACGCAGGGCATCGGCTACTTGGATCTGACCGGGTGCATGGCGCTTGGCATCACCGGGCCGTGCCTGCGCTCCACCGGCCTGCCTCACGATCTGCGAAAGGCCCAACCCTATTGCGGTTATGAGACTTACGACTTCGACGTCATCACCGACGAGGGTTGCGACTCCTACGGCCGCTATATGATCAGGGTCAAAGAGATGCACGAGTCGCTGAAGATCGTCGAGCAGTGTCTGGACAAGCTCAAGCCGGGCCCGGTGGTGTTGCAGGACAAGAAGTTGGCGTGGCCGGCCGATCTGAAAGTCGGCTCCGACGGCCTCGGTAACTCACCCGAACACATCGCGAACATCATGGGACATTCGATGGAGGGGCTGATCCACCACTTCAAGCTGGTGACCGAAGGCATCCGGGTCCCGCCGGGCCAGGTGTACTCCGCGGTCGAGTCGCCCCGCGGGGAGCTTGGGGTCCACATGGTGTCCGACGGCGGCACCCGCCCCTATCGGGTGCACTACCGCGATCCGTCGTTCAACAACCTGCAGGCTGTAGCGGCGATGTGCGAGGGCGGCATGGTCGCCGATCTGATCACCGCGGTGGCATCGATCGATCCGGTGATGGGCGGGGTGGACCGGTGA
- a CDS encoding nuclear transport factor 2 family protein, protein MVTIADDTVADVADRLFQAIESGDHDAIDRLWNDDIVVWKVADRERDKDRALRVLYWFIDTTTERRYEILDRQLFDGGFVQQHILHATGHNGGVIAMRVGIVIKLAANGLISRIDEYFDPAEIAPLLEPAQ, encoded by the coding sequence ATCGTGACCATTGCCGACGACACCGTCGCCGACGTGGCGGACCGACTGTTCCAGGCGATCGAGTCCGGGGACCACGACGCGATTGACCGGCTGTGGAACGACGACATCGTGGTCTGGAAGGTCGCCGACCGCGAGCGTGACAAGGATCGCGCGCTGCGAGTTCTCTACTGGTTCATCGATACCACCACAGAGCGCCGATACGAGATCCTCGATCGCCAACTGTTCGACGGAGGGTTCGTCCAACAGCACATCCTGCACGCGACCGGACACAACGGCGGGGTGATCGCAATGCGCGTCGGCATCGTGATCAAGCTCGCAGCCAACGGGCTGATCAGCCGGATCGACGAGTACTTCGATCCAGCGGAGATCGCGCCGCTGCTCGAGCCGGCCCAATGA
- a CDS encoding DUF6285 domain-containing protein, whose amino-acid sequence MSWLYGRPTAAELVAAVAAFLENDVRNATGPDSPLADAAQVNFHARVAANVLRIVERELLDSTAGEVSDALETLGFTDEPTLAAAIRAGELDGRVADVLPVLRTLVRHRLDIAHPGY is encoded by the coding sequence ATGAGTTGGCTCTACGGCCGCCCGACCGCGGCGGAACTCGTCGCCGCGGTCGCCGCATTCCTGGAGAACGACGTACGAAACGCCACCGGGCCCGACAGTCCGCTCGCCGATGCCGCGCAGGTCAACTTTCACGCCCGTGTCGCGGCCAACGTGCTGCGCATCGTCGAGCGCGAGCTGCTCGATTCCACCGCCGGTGAGGTCAGCGACGCGCTCGAGACTCTCGGTTTCACCGATGAACCGACGCTGGCGGCCGCGATCCGCGCGGGCGAGCTGGACGGCCGCGTCGCCGATGTGTTACCGGTGTTGCGCACACTGGTGCGGCACCGTCTCGACATCGCCCACCCCGGTTACTAG
- the nuoE gene encoding NADH-quinone oxidoreductase subunit NuoE, translating to MSIFLELGQRPEEPGPPISGRASYPDDVTARLAADAEKIIARYPQPRSALLPLLHLVQAEDGCLTTAGIAFCAKRLGLTDAEVTAVATFYTMYRRTPTGDYLVGVCTNTLCAIMGGDAILDALQDHLGVHAGQTTEDGRVTLEHIECNAACDYAPVVMVNWEFFDNQTTSSARDLVDGLRAGNPPEPTRGAPLCTFRETARTLAGLPDSRSGGDRTGDATLAGLRVAREHGMTAPAPDTAAVSGDAPDDQKAAAEATQDAPAPGPSATVPPKPNTTETTPDATDSQE from the coding sequence ATGAGCATTTTCCTCGAGCTTGGTCAGCGACCCGAAGAACCCGGCCCACCGATCAGCGGGCGTGCATCGTATCCGGATGACGTCACGGCACGGTTGGCGGCCGACGCCGAGAAGATCATCGCGCGCTATCCGCAACCACGCTCAGCGCTGTTGCCGTTGCTGCATCTGGTGCAGGCCGAAGACGGCTGCCTCACCACGGCGGGTATCGCGTTCTGCGCCAAGCGGTTAGGGCTAACGGACGCCGAAGTCACCGCGGTGGCCACGTTCTACACGATGTACCGGCGCACCCCGACGGGTGACTATCTGGTCGGCGTATGCACCAACACGTTGTGCGCGATCATGGGCGGTGACGCGATCCTGGATGCACTCCAGGACCATCTCGGCGTTCACGCAGGCCAGACGACCGAAGACGGTCGCGTCACGCTGGAACACATCGAGTGCAACGCGGCATGCGATTACGCACCGGTAGTGATGGTCAACTGGGAGTTCTTCGACAACCAGACCACGTCTTCGGCACGCGACCTGGTCGACGGGTTACGCGCAGGAAATCCGCCGGAGCCAACGCGCGGCGCACCGCTGTGCACGTTCCGCGAGACGGCGCGCACGCTGGCAGGCCTGCCCGATTCGCGATCCGGCGGCGACCGGACCGGTGACGCCACCCTCGCGGGCCTGCGGGTGGCGCGCGAACACGGCATGACGGCTCCGGCCCCGGACACCGCAGCGGTATCCGGCGACGCACCGGACGACCAGAAGGCAGCCGCAGAAGCGACTCAGGATGCTCCGGCGCCGGGGCCGTCGGCGACGGTCCCGCCCAAGCCGAACACGACTGAGACAACCCCAGACGCAACGGATTCGCAAGAATGA
- a CDS encoding NADH-quinone oxidoreductase subunit C gives MSGNDSDTSAEAPEIIGVRRGMFGVEGVGDTSGYGRLIQPIELPGGSPRPYGGYFDDVVDKLQAALGDDGYAQSIERVVVYRDQLTLEVFRGQLPAVAQALRDDPGLRFELCLGVSGVHYPDETGRELHAFYPLMSITHNRRIHLEVATPDDDPHIPSLFGVYPTVDWHERETYDFFGIIFDGHPSLTRIEMPDDWVGHPQRKDYPLGGIPVEYHGAEIPPPDQRRAYN, from the coding sequence ATGAGCGGGAACGACAGCGACACCTCGGCCGAGGCACCCGAGATCATCGGCGTGCGCCGCGGCATGTTCGGCGTCGAGGGCGTTGGCGACACGTCGGGCTACGGCCGCCTCATCCAGCCGATCGAGCTTCCGGGCGGCTCACCGCGCCCGTACGGCGGCTATTTCGACGACGTCGTCGACAAGCTGCAGGCCGCGCTGGGCGATGACGGCTACGCGCAGTCGATCGAGCGGGTGGTGGTATACCGCGATCAACTGACGCTGGAGGTGTTCCGCGGGCAGCTACCCGCGGTCGCGCAGGCGTTACGCGACGATCCGGGGCTGCGCTTCGAGCTGTGCCTCGGCGTCAGCGGGGTGCACTACCCGGATGAAACCGGACGCGAGCTGCACGCCTTCTATCCGCTGATGTCGATCACCCACAACCGGCGGATTCACCTGGAGGTGGCGACGCCGGACGACGATCCGCACATTCCGTCGCTGTTCGGCGTGTACCCGACCGTCGACTGGCACGAACGCGAGACCTATGACTTCTTCGGGATCATCTTCGACGGCCACCCCTCACTGACCCGCATCGAGATGCCCGACGACTGGGTCGGGCACCCGCAACGGAAGGACTACCCGTTGGGCGGCATTCCGGTGGAGTATCACGGTGCCGAGATCCCACCGCCCGATCAGCGGAGGGCCTACAACTGA
- a CDS encoding YceI family protein encodes MASLSELLSDQASAGTWTLDPGPSTIAVIAKSMWGLVPVKGRFAEFSGDGQLTAPQTISGSVAIKSASLRTGIRKRDKHLHSADFFAAEKFPEIGVLVSGVDAVDGDTIDLRAELTIKGTTKPLTLRTKVTPVGDGGMRLVTKATVNRQDFGVDGNLVGMVGDNATISGDLVFRHTG; translated from the coding sequence ATGGCAAGTCTGAGCGAGCTTCTCAGCGATCAGGCATCGGCCGGCACATGGACCCTCGACCCCGGCCCATCCACCATCGCGGTGATAGCGAAGTCGATGTGGGGCCTCGTGCCCGTCAAGGGCCGGTTCGCCGAGTTCAGCGGCGACGGCCAACTGACCGCGCCGCAAACGATTTCCGGCAGCGTCGCCATCAAGTCCGCATCCCTGCGCACCGGTATCCGCAAACGAGACAAACACCTGCATTCCGCCGATTTCTTTGCGGCCGAGAAGTTCCCGGAAATCGGGGTGCTCGTTTCCGGAGTCGACGCGGTCGACGGTGACACCATCGATCTTCGTGCCGAGCTGACCATCAAGGGCACCACGAAACCGCTGACGCTGCGGACCAAGGTGACACCGGTCGGTGACGGCGGAATGCGCCTCGTCACGAAGGCGACCGTCAACCGACAGGACTTCGGCGTCGACGGCAACCTGGTGGGCATGGTCGGGGACAACGCGACGATCTCCGGCGACTTGGTGTTCCGGCACACCGGGTAG
- a CDS encoding NuoB/complex I 20 kDa subunit family protein: protein MGLEEKLPAGILLSTVETVAGYIRKGSLWPATFGLACCAIEMMATAGPRFDISRFGMERFSATPRQADLMIVAGRVSQKMAPVLRQIYDQMVEPKWVLAMGVCASSGGMFNNYAIVQGVDHVVPVDIYLPGCPPRPEMLLHAILKLHDKIQQMPLGVNREEAIREAEQAALAVPPTIELKGLLR, encoded by the coding sequence ATGGGACTAGAGGAAAAGCTACCCGCCGGGATTCTGCTGTCCACCGTCGAGACGGTGGCCGGCTACATCCGGAAGGGTTCGTTGTGGCCCGCGACCTTCGGCCTAGCCTGCTGCGCGATCGAGATGATGGCCACAGCGGGCCCGCGGTTCGACATCTCCCGGTTCGGAATGGAGCGGTTCTCCGCCACTCCGCGGCAGGCCGATCTGATGATCGTGGCAGGTCGGGTCAGCCAGAAGATGGCTCCGGTGCTGCGGCAGATCTACGACCAGATGGTCGAGCCCAAGTGGGTGCTGGCGATGGGAGTGTGCGCATCGTCCGGCGGGATGTTCAATAACTACGCCATCGTGCAGGGCGTCGACCATGTCGTACCGGTCGACATCTACCTGCCGGGTTGTCCGCCGCGGCCTGAAATGTTGCTGCACGCGATCCTCAAGCTGCACGACAAGATTCAGCAGATGCCGCTCGGCGTCAACCGCGAGGAAGCGATTCGCGAAGCAGAGCAGGCGGCACTGGCAGTTCCTCCGACCATCGAGCTCAAAGGCCTGCTGCGGTGA
- a CDS encoding Rv3143 family two-component system response regulator — protein MVESSRPLRVLVYSDNPRTREEVQLALGKRVHPELPELSYLEVATGPMVIRQMDQGGFDLVILDGEAAPTGGMGIAKQLKDEIADCPPILVLTGRPDDAWLARWSRAEAAVPHPIDPIRLGDAVASLLRTPVR, from the coding sequence ATGGTCGAGTCATCGCGCCCGTTGCGGGTCCTCGTCTACAGCGACAACCCCAGGACCCGGGAAGAGGTGCAGCTCGCGCTCGGCAAGCGGGTGCATCCGGAGTTGCCCGAACTGAGCTACCTGGAGGTGGCGACCGGTCCCATGGTCATCCGGCAGATGGACCAGGGCGGGTTCGATCTGGTGATCCTCGACGGCGAGGCCGCGCCGACCGGCGGCATGGGAATCGCCAAACAACTCAAGGACGAGATCGCCGACTGCCCGCCGATCCTGGTGCTCACCGGCCGGCCGGACGACGCGTGGCTGGCCCGCTGGTCGCGTGCGGAAGCCGCGGTTCCTCACCCGATCGACCCGATCCGACTCGGGGACGCCGTAGCGTCGCTGCTGCGCACGCCGGTGCGATAG
- a CDS encoding NADH-quinone oxidoreductase subunit A: MDLYTPILVLGAIAAAFAVGSVGIALLVGPRRYNRSKLEAYECGIEPLPPDDPSRQGIGQRFPIKYYLTAMLFIIFDIEIVFLYPWAVAFDSLGLFALIEMLLFMATVFVAYAYVWRRGGLTWD; encoded by the coding sequence ATGGATTTGTACACGCCAATCCTGGTGCTTGGCGCTATTGCGGCTGCCTTCGCAGTCGGCTCGGTCGGCATTGCTCTGCTGGTCGGTCCGCGGCGCTACAACCGCTCGAAGCTCGAGGCCTACGAGTGCGGCATCGAGCCGCTGCCGCCAGACGATCCGTCGCGCCAAGGGATCGGTCAACGGTTCCCGATCAAGTACTACCTGACCGCGATGTTGTTCATCATTTTCGACATCGAGATCGTGTTCCTGTACCCGTGGGCCGTGGCGTTCGACAGCCTCGGGCTGTTTGCGCTGATAGAGATGCTGCTGTTCATGGCGACGGTGTTCGTCGCCTACGCCTACGTATGGCGGCGGGGAGGCCTGACATGGGACTAG